The Primulina tabacum isolate GXHZ01 chromosome 7, ASM2559414v2, whole genome shotgun sequence genome includes a window with the following:
- the LOC142552380 gene encoding LOW QUALITY PROTEIN: acetylajmalan esterase-like (The sequence of the model RefSeq protein was modified relative to this genomic sequence to represent the inferred CDS: deleted 1 base in 1 codon), protein MSKLEFIGITFGLLMFVHCINALDLKKCYIDKIYQLGDSLSDTGNYIRESSRGARSACARLPYGQDFYGKKPTGRCSNGLLIIDYIAMASGLPFLNPYQNRDADFRKGNNFATSGATALTVEFLKAKNISSPFTSTSLDVQLDWMFTHFNSICLKDCIELLKNSLFVVGEIGVNDYGFALLQGKTIQQTTSLVRDVVFAIQKAIRRVIEFGAVRIVVPGVLPMGCGTIFLTKFTGPYDEYHCLKEFNDLAKYHNQILQVAIEEVKKEHPNVIIVYGDYYTSYLSIVRDASKLGFDPNNVQKACCGIGGTYNFNMGSMCGNRGVPVCATPQRYLNWDGIHLTQEAYKDLAQSLIQQIYPHIKCSN, encoded by the exons ATGTCGAAGTTGGAATTTATTGGTATCACTTTTGGTTTGTTAATGTTTGTGCATTGCATTAACGCACTTGATTTGAAGAAATGCTATATCGATAAGATATACCAACTGGGAGATTCTTTGTCGGATACTGGGAACTACATTCGTGAGAGCAGCAGAGGCGCTCGAAGTGCATGCGCAAGGCTTCCTTATGGCCAAGATTTCTATGGGAAGAAGCCAACCGGTCGATGCTCGAATGGTCTTCTTATAATCGACTACATTG CCATGGCATCTGGTTTGCCATTCCTGAATCCTTACCAAAATAGAGATGCAGACTTCAGAAAAGGAAATAACTTTGCC ACGAGTGGGGCCACTGCTCTAACCGTAGAATTCTTGAAAGCCAAGAACATTTCTTCTCCATTTACATCAACCTCTCTTGATGTACAACTTGATTGGATGTTTACCCACTTCAATTCTATTTGCCTCAAAG ATTGCATAGAATTGCTTAAAAACTCACTCTTCGTTGTTGGGGAGATTGGCGTCAATGATTATGGATTTGCATTACTCCAAGGCAAAACAATTCAACAGACAACCAGCTTGGTCCGTGACGTGGTTTTTGCTATCCAAAAGGCCATTAGA AGGGTCATAGAATTCGGGGCGGTTCGAATCGTTGTTCCGGGGGTTCTCCCGATGGGGTGTGGGACAATTTTCCTCACAAAGTTTACAGGTCCATACGATGAATACCATTGCTTGAAAGAGTTCAACGATTTAGCAAAGTATCACAATCAAATATTACAAGTAGCAATCGAGGAGGTGAAAAAAGAGCATCCAAATGTGATAATTGTTTACGGGGATTACTACACTTCCTACCTCTCTATTGTGCGTGATGCATCAAAACTAG GTTTTGATCCGAATAATGTGCAAAAGGCGTGCTGTGGAATTGGAGGAACGTACAATTTCAACATGGGGAGTATGTGTGGGAACCGTGGAGTACCAGTATGTGCTACACCCCAAAGGTACTTGAATTGGGATGGCATTCATTTGACTCAAGAAGCTTATAAAGATCTTGCTCAATCGCTCATTCAACAAATATATCCCCACATTAAATGCAGCAACTGA
- the LOC142551212 gene encoding uncharacterized protein LOC142551212 isoform X1, which produces MIRCEEMALNAVEEESKKKSEPKLVKLDRSFKLAEQWVNNMSASSVNDKSSAVELEGRPARLGIGATVPRESKLMLSNDPVERKLLAKLNANKRKIIERVDSGPSTRNRDVGEESEEDESESKTKVFGKKRPVSLTSAVMVKRKHLQS; this is translated from the exons ATGATCAGGTGTGAGGAAATGGCATTGAATGCAGTAGAGGAGGAATCAAAGAAAAAATCTGAACCTAAATTGGTGAAGCTGGACAGATCATTCAAATTG GCTGAACAGTGGGTCAATAACATGAGTGCATCCTCAGTAAATGATAAATCTTCTGCGGTGGAATTGGAAGGGCGGCCTGCTAG gCTTGGTATTGGCGCGACAGTTCCTAGAGAGTCCAAACTTATGCTATCAAATGATCCTGTTGAAAGAAAATTGCTTGCCAAGTTAAATGCCAACAAAAGAAAAATCATTGAGAGAGTTGATTCGGGGCCGTCTACAAGAAATAGAGATGTGGGTGAAGAAAGTGAGGAAGATGAGTCAGAGAGTAAAACCAAGGTGTTTGGGAAAAAGAGACCCGTGAGTTTAACGTCAGCTGTTATGGTAAAAAGGAAGCATTTGCAGTCATAG
- the LOC142551212 gene encoding uncharacterized protein LOC142551212 isoform X2 codes for MALNAVEEESKKKSEPKLVKLDRSFKLAEQWVNNMSASSVNDKSSAVELEGRPARLGIGATVPRESKLMLSNDPVERKLLAKLNANKRKIIERVDSGPSTRNRDVGEESEEDESESKTKVFGKKRPVSLTSAVMVKRKHLQS; via the exons ATGGCATTGAATGCAGTAGAGGAGGAATCAAAGAAAAAATCTGAACCTAAATTGGTGAAGCTGGACAGATCATTCAAATTG GCTGAACAGTGGGTCAATAACATGAGTGCATCCTCAGTAAATGATAAATCTTCTGCGGTGGAATTGGAAGGGCGGCCTGCTAG gCTTGGTATTGGCGCGACAGTTCCTAGAGAGTCCAAACTTATGCTATCAAATGATCCTGTTGAAAGAAAATTGCTTGCCAAGTTAAATGCCAACAAAAGAAAAATCATTGAGAGAGTTGATTCGGGGCCGTCTACAAGAAATAGAGATGTGGGTGAAGAAAGTGAGGAAGATGAGTCAGAGAGTAAAACCAAGGTGTTTGGGAAAAAGAGACCCGTGAGTTTAACGTCAGCTGTTATGGTAAAAAGGAAGCATTTGCAGTCATAG